The proteins below come from a single Sander lucioperca isolate FBNREF2018 chromosome 20, SLUC_FBN_1.2, whole genome shotgun sequence genomic window:
- the LOC116039766 gene encoding sodium- and chloride-dependent GABA transporter 2-like isoform X1, with product MAMKDDAARAGLPNGISQAKDQTPSLEEKMEERGQWSNKIEFILSVAGSIIGLGNMWRFPYLCYKNGGGAFLIPYMIFLFTCGVPVFFLETALGQYTSEGGITCWRKISPLFEGLGYGTQVIVTLLNFYYIIVLAWGIFYLYFSFSSDLAWSSCNNTWNTGNKCTSKYTRCSTNGFICLRISTFCSSSPPENCMEFQRRNTSINQTMHLNATSPIIEFWERRALRISPGLDHMGSLNWDLALCLFIAWVMCYFCIWKGVKSTGKVVYFTATFPYLMLIVLLVRGLTLPGAGIGIQFYLYPDLGRLADPQVWMDAGTQIFFSYAICLGSLTALGSYNKYNNNCYRDCLALCFLNSGTSFVAGFAIFSILGFMSFEQNVPISEVAESGPGLAFIAYPRAVSMMPFSPLWAALFFIMIVFLGLDSQFVCVESLVTAIVDMYPAVFRRKNRRELFLLGVVFFSFFMGLIMLMEGGMYVFQLFDYYAASGMCLLFMSIFETVCIAWVYGADRFYDNIEDMIGYRPGPYIKYCWLFFTPATCIGTFAFSLIKYTPLKYNNEYVYPWWGYVIGWLLALSSMVCIPLWMVYKISTTQGTFRERIQLLITPSDTLPKTKREQERLLAIFAPEGDITMARNGYLPVLETDSNL from the exons ATGGCAATGAAAG ACGACGCTGCCAGAGCGGGCCTCCCCAATGGCATCAGCCAAGCCAAGGACCAGACGCCCTCTTtggaggagaagatggaggaacGGGGCCAGTGGAGCAACAAGATAGAGTTTATTCTGTCAGTCGCCGGCTCCATCATCGGCCTGGGCAACATGTGGCGCTTCCCGTACCTCTGCTACAAAAATGGAGGAG GTGCGTTCCTCATCCCCTACATGATCTTCCTGTTCACCTGTGGTGTTCCCGTCTTCTTCCTGGAGACAGCCCTGGGCCAGTACACCAGCGAGGGAGGCATTACCTGCTGGAGAAAAATCAGTCCCCTGTTTGAAG GTCTTGGCTATGGCACCCAGGTGATAGTGACTCTGTTGAACTTCTACTACATCATTGTTCTGGCCTGGGGGATTTTCTACCTgtacttctccttctcctcggACCTGGCCTGGTCGTCCTGTAACAACACATGGAACACAGGTAACAAATGCACTTCAAAATACACAAGATGTTCCACCAATGGTTTTATATGTTTAAGAATTTCTACAttttgctcctcctcccccccagAAAACTGCATGGAGTTTCAGAGGAGAAACACCTCAATCAACCAAACGATGCACCTAAATGCCACCTCTCCTATCATCGAGTTCTGGGA GAGAAGAGCACTAAGGATTTCCCCAGGCCTTGACCACATGGGCTCTTTGAACTGGGACCTGGCCCTGTGTCTGTTCATCGCCTGGGTCATGTGCTACTTCTGCATCTGGAAGGGGGTGAAATCCACAGGAAAG GTGGTCTACTTCACTGCGACCTTCCCCTATCTGATGCTAATTGTGCTGTTGGTCAGAGGGCTCACGCTGCCTGGAGCTGGGATCGGAATCCAGTTCTACCTTTATCCAGACCTGGGACGACTGGCAGACCCACAG GTGTGGATGGATGCTGGCACCCAGATCTTCTTCTCCTATGCCATCTGTTTAGGGTCGCTGACTGCTCTGGGAAGCtataacaaatacaacaataacTGTTACAG AGATTGCTTGGCATTGTGCTTTCTGAACAGTGGCACCAGTTTTGTGGCAGGCTTTGCAATCTTCTCCATCCTGGGTTTCATGTCATTTGAACAGAATGTTCCCATCTCAGAGGTGGCAGAATCTG GTCCTGGCCTGGCCTTCATAGCTTACCCCCGAGCTGTGAGCATGATgcctttctctcctctgtgggCCGCCCTCTTCTTCATCATGATTGTTTTTCTGGGGCTTGACAGCCAG tttgtgtgtgtcgaGAGCCTTGTGACTGCGATAGTCGACATGTACCCTGCTGTGTTCAGACGCAAAAACCGCAGGGAGCTCTTCCTGTTAGGTGTggtcttcttctccttcttcatgGGCCTCATCATGCTGATGGAG GGAGGCATGTATGTTTTCCAGCTCTTTGATTACTACGCAGCCAGTGGCATGTGTCttctcttcatgtccatctttGAGACTGTCTGCATTGCATGGGTCTATG GTGCAGATCGCTTTTATGATAACATTGAGGACATGATCGGCTACCGCCCAGGACCTTACATCAAGTACTGTTGGTTGTTTTTCACCCCAGCCACATGCATT GGTACCTTTGCCTTCTCTCTCATCAAATATACCCCTCTAAAGTACAACAATGAGTATGTGTACCCGTGGTGGGGCTATGTCATTGGCTGGCTACTAGCTCTTTCCTCCATGGTCTGTATTCCACTTTGGATGGTGTACAAGATCAGCACCACCCAAGGGACTTTCAGAGAG CGCATCCAGTTGCTTATCACACCATCTGACACCTTACCCAAAACCAAGAGGGAGCaggaaaggttactggccaTCTTTGCTCCTGAGGGAGACATTACCATGGCTAGAAATGGCTACTTACCTGTCTTAGAGACAGACTCCAACTTATGA
- the LOC116039766 gene encoding sodium- and chloride-dependent GABA transporter 2-like isoform X2 — translation MAMKDDAARAGLPNGISQAKDQTPSLEEKMEERGQWSNKIEFILSVAGSIIGLGNMWRFPYLCYKNGGGAFLIPYMIFLFTCGVPVFFLETALGQYTSEGGITCWRKISPLFEGLGYGTQVIVTLLNFYYIIVLAWGIFYLYFSFSSDLAWSSCNNTWNTENCMEFQRRNTSINQTMHLNATSPIIEFWERRALRISPGLDHMGSLNWDLALCLFIAWVMCYFCIWKGVKSTGKVVYFTATFPYLMLIVLLVRGLTLPGAGIGIQFYLYPDLGRLADPQVWMDAGTQIFFSYAICLGSLTALGSYNKYNNNCYRDCLALCFLNSGTSFVAGFAIFSILGFMSFEQNVPISEVAESGPGLAFIAYPRAVSMMPFSPLWAALFFIMIVFLGLDSQFVCVESLVTAIVDMYPAVFRRKNRRELFLLGVVFFSFFMGLIMLMEGGMYVFQLFDYYAASGMCLLFMSIFETVCIAWVYGADRFYDNIEDMIGYRPGPYIKYCWLFFTPATCIGTFAFSLIKYTPLKYNNEYVYPWWGYVIGWLLALSSMVCIPLWMVYKISTTQGTFRERIQLLITPSDTLPKTKREQERLLAIFAPEGDITMARNGYLPVLETDSNL, via the exons ATGGCAATGAAAG ACGACGCTGCCAGAGCGGGCCTCCCCAATGGCATCAGCCAAGCCAAGGACCAGACGCCCTCTTtggaggagaagatggaggaacGGGGCCAGTGGAGCAACAAGATAGAGTTTATTCTGTCAGTCGCCGGCTCCATCATCGGCCTGGGCAACATGTGGCGCTTCCCGTACCTCTGCTACAAAAATGGAGGAG GTGCGTTCCTCATCCCCTACATGATCTTCCTGTTCACCTGTGGTGTTCCCGTCTTCTTCCTGGAGACAGCCCTGGGCCAGTACACCAGCGAGGGAGGCATTACCTGCTGGAGAAAAATCAGTCCCCTGTTTGAAG GTCTTGGCTATGGCACCCAGGTGATAGTGACTCTGTTGAACTTCTACTACATCATTGTTCTGGCCTGGGGGATTTTCTACCTgtacttctccttctcctcggACCTGGCCTGGTCGTCCTGTAACAACACATGGAACACAG AAAACTGCATGGAGTTTCAGAGGAGAAACACCTCAATCAACCAAACGATGCACCTAAATGCCACCTCTCCTATCATCGAGTTCTGGGA GAGAAGAGCACTAAGGATTTCCCCAGGCCTTGACCACATGGGCTCTTTGAACTGGGACCTGGCCCTGTGTCTGTTCATCGCCTGGGTCATGTGCTACTTCTGCATCTGGAAGGGGGTGAAATCCACAGGAAAG GTGGTCTACTTCACTGCGACCTTCCCCTATCTGATGCTAATTGTGCTGTTGGTCAGAGGGCTCACGCTGCCTGGAGCTGGGATCGGAATCCAGTTCTACCTTTATCCAGACCTGGGACGACTGGCAGACCCACAG GTGTGGATGGATGCTGGCACCCAGATCTTCTTCTCCTATGCCATCTGTTTAGGGTCGCTGACTGCTCTGGGAAGCtataacaaatacaacaataacTGTTACAG AGATTGCTTGGCATTGTGCTTTCTGAACAGTGGCACCAGTTTTGTGGCAGGCTTTGCAATCTTCTCCATCCTGGGTTTCATGTCATTTGAACAGAATGTTCCCATCTCAGAGGTGGCAGAATCTG GTCCTGGCCTGGCCTTCATAGCTTACCCCCGAGCTGTGAGCATGATgcctttctctcctctgtgggCCGCCCTCTTCTTCATCATGATTGTTTTTCTGGGGCTTGACAGCCAG tttgtgtgtgtcgaGAGCCTTGTGACTGCGATAGTCGACATGTACCCTGCTGTGTTCAGACGCAAAAACCGCAGGGAGCTCTTCCTGTTAGGTGTggtcttcttctccttcttcatgGGCCTCATCATGCTGATGGAG GGAGGCATGTATGTTTTCCAGCTCTTTGATTACTACGCAGCCAGTGGCATGTGTCttctcttcatgtccatctttGAGACTGTCTGCATTGCATGGGTCTATG GTGCAGATCGCTTTTATGATAACATTGAGGACATGATCGGCTACCGCCCAGGACCTTACATCAAGTACTGTTGGTTGTTTTTCACCCCAGCCACATGCATT GGTACCTTTGCCTTCTCTCTCATCAAATATACCCCTCTAAAGTACAACAATGAGTATGTGTACCCGTGGTGGGGCTATGTCATTGGCTGGCTACTAGCTCTTTCCTCCATGGTCTGTATTCCACTTTGGATGGTGTACAAGATCAGCACCACCCAAGGGACTTTCAGAGAG CGCATCCAGTTGCTTATCACACCATCTGACACCTTACCCAAAACCAAGAGGGAGCaggaaaggttactggccaTCTTTGCTCCTGAGGGAGACATTACCATGGCTAGAAATGGCTACTTACCTGTCTTAGAGACAGACTCCAACTTATGA